The genomic segment CGGTATCTATAAAAATTCCTGAAGGCTATAAAGTAGAAACTTTACCAGAAAGCTTAGCCATTGGTTTACCAGAGAACTTAGGTGTTTTTAGGTTTCAAACTACAGAAAAATTTGGTAAAATTACTACCATTTGTATTTTACAATTTAATAGTGCAATTATTGCTCCACAATATTATGCAGCTTTAAAACAATTTTATTCTCAATTGGTAAAAAAAGAGTCAGAAAAAATTGTGTTTGTTAAAATTTAATTTTTTTATTTATTCTAAGAAGGAAAACCTAACATGCTACCCATGCCAACCGTAAACAACCAACAACCATAAATGGCGTGTTCAATAGAAACTAAAGAGGTAGATTTCGTTTTTTTGTAAGTAATCGCAAATAAAAGTCCACCAATAAAAGCGATAATTATTACAATTGTATTCCTAAAAAATAAATGTGCTAAAGAGAATAAAATGGCATTTATAAAAAGAAATAGTGTTTCATCTTTAAATAGGCTTTTATAACGTTTAAAAAAGAAAGTTCTAAATAAAATTTCTTGTGGATAGACAGAAAAGACAGCGTAAATAAGCAGAAATATTAGCCATTTAATAGGTTTGTTTAAAACGATTGCAAAAAGATTTGCTGCGTCTGTAAGCCAAACAAAAACAGTTGTAAGAATAACAATTACAAGAAATTTTAAAAGTGTTGTTCTCCAAAAGTTTTTCCAATTGATATTCTTTTTTATTTTAAATTGAATTTTTTCTACCTTTAAAACAACATAAAGAATATATCCAAAACCCAAAACACCAATCATCAATTTTATAATTGGCGAATATTCAAAGCAAAAACTAATTGGAATTAATATAAAAATGATAAAAAGTTCGGTAAGTTTATAGTTGGTCGTTTGCATTTTAACTAAGATTTATAGCAGTTGTATTCTTCACTTTTTCGATGGTAAAAATACTGTGTGTACTTCCAATATATCTTATGGCAGTTAATTTAGTAACCATAAAATCCCGGTATTCGTCCATATCTTTTGCATAAATTTTTAGAATATAATCGTAATCTCCACTTACGTGAAAACATTCCGAAACTTCTTCGAGTTTTAAAATTTCACGCTCAAAAGTAGTTACATATTCTTTAGAATGTTGCACCAATTTAATATGACAAAAAACCAAAAAAGACTTTTCAATTTTGTTTTTGTTAATAATTGCCACGTACTTTTCAATCACCTTTTCTTTTTCCAGCTTTTTAATCCGTTCATAAACAGCAGTTACAGATAAATTTAACTGTAAAGAAAGCTGTTTTGTGGTTTGTTTACTGTCTTCTTGCAATAAATTAATCAACTTTTTATCAATTTTATCTAACATATAAATTAAAAATTTTCTAAAAATAGGTTATAACTGAATATCTTTTAGTTTTAAAAACTATTTAATAAGTCAAAAATAGAAATAAAAACTATAATTACTGTTTTATATTGATTAATAATCTATTTACTTTTAATTTTGATTCAAATTAAAAACAAATAGTATGAAATTCAATCCCGCAGATAAAATTCAAGATTTACAATATTTTGGCGAATTCGGAGGCGTAAACCCATCCATTTCAGATTCATCAACCTATACCTTCTTATCCGCAAAAACAATGTTCGATACCTTTGAAGGAAATGCAGATGGTTGTTACTTATATTCTCGTCATTCAACACCTTCTAACCTATATTTAGGAGAAGCATTAGCAGCAATGGAAGGTACAGAAACCGCCAATGTTACTGCCTCTGGAATGGGTGCAATTACACCGGTTTTAATGCAATTATGTGGAGCAGGAGACCATATTGTTTCTAGCAGAACAATTTATGGAGGAACCTATGCTTTCTTAAAGAATTTTATACCAAAATTTCATGTAGCAACTACTTTTGTAGATATTACAAAATTAGCTATTGTAGAGGCTGCAATTACAAAAAATACGAAAGTTTTGTATTGCGAAGCCGTTAGCAATCCACTATTAGAAGTTGCAGATATTGCAGGGTTATCAGCTTTAGCGAAAAAATACAATTTAAAATTGGTAGTAGATAATACGTTTTCTCCATTATCAATTTCTCCTGCAAAACTAGGAGCCGATATCGTTTGCCACAGTTTAACCAAATTTATAAATGGCTCTTCAGATACAGTTGGTGGCGTGGTTTGCGGTTCGCAAGAATTAATCAACGATTTACGAAATGTAAACGATGGCGCTTGTATGTTGTTGGGTGCTACAATGGATAGTTTGCGAGCAGCATCCATACTCAAAAACATGAGAACTTTGCATATTCGAATGAAGCAGCACAGTTTTAACGCTACTTTTTTAGCAGAAAAGTTCGAAAAAGATGGACTAAAAACGGTCTATCCAGGTTTGGTATCTCATCCCTCGCATAATTTATTCAAAAAAATGATGAATCCAGAATACGGTTTTGGAGGAATGTTAACCATCGATGTTGGTTCTTTAGACAAAGCCAACGAATTAATGGAGTTAATGCAACACAAAAATTTGGGTTATTTAGCCGTAAGTTTAGGTTTCTATAAAACCTTGTTTTCTGCACCAGGAAGTTCTACATCGTCAGAAATTCCAGAAGAAGAGCAAAAAGAAATGGGGCTTTCAGACGGTTTAATTCGTTTTTCAATTGGTTTAGATAACGATATTGAGCGAACTTACAAGATGATGAAATCTTGCATGAAAGAAGTTGGCATTTTGTAAAATTATTAGGGCGTTCCCAAGCAAAAAAGCTTGGTCAGGCTTTCGCACTCGCTTTTTTTGAGAAAAACAAAAAAGAGCTCAAACAATTGCTCAATCCTTAACGCATATTGCAAGTCCTAAAAGGAAGTAATTTAAAAGTACAACTAGATTTCTAGACCTCACAGGCTTAAAACTGTGAGATTTATTTTTTTCAGAGATAAAAACACGCTAATTATATTTAAAAACTACAAAAAATAAAAATTCGTGAATTCTTAGCATTTCAAGAAAAATTACATCAAAAAGCGATTTTCCAATTCAATTTGCATAATTTCTTCTAAAATCGTAACATTACAGGACAAAAACTTATAAAATGCCAGACGAAAAAAATCTCTCAGAAATAAATATTGAAAATCAGAAAATTATAGACAATAAGGAGTTAAATTTGTTTGAATCCTTAATTCCTGTTATAATATTAATGTGTTTATTGGCATATAATATCTTTTTTGTAGAAGGGCAAGAGTGGTTTGGAGGATATACAAATCAGTATATTTTATTAATGGGAGGTTTGGTTGCAGTAGCAGTTGGCTTTTTTAATAAAGTTTCTTTTTCGAGCATGATTGCAGAAGTTTGGGAAAACTGGAAAAGTGTTTTTATACCCATTATAATTTTATTTTTAGTTGGAGCATTAGCAGGAACTTGGTTAGTTAGCGGAATTATTCCAGCAATGGTTTATTATGGATTGCAAGTTTTAAGTCCCGAAATATTTTTACCAGCATCTGTAATAATTGCAGCAATAATTTCTATTGCAACAGGAAGTTCTTGGACAACTTCTGCTACAGTTGGCATTGCTTTGGTAGGCATTGGAAGTGCTCTAGGAATCGATCCTGGAATGATTGCAGGAGCCGTAATTTCTGGAGCCTATTTTGGCGACAAAATGTCTCCACTTTCCGATACAACAAATTTAGCACCAGCAATGGCTGGTACAGATTTATTTACACATATACAATATATGGCAATTACAACAGTGCCAACTATTATAGTTACGTTAACTGTTTTTGCAATTATTAGTGGAAATATAGATACAACAGGAAGTGCAGATATTACTAATTTATTGGCTTCCATAGATAATACATTTTATATTTCGCCTTGGTTATTTTTAGTGCCAGGAATTGTAATTGCCATGATTTTACTAAAAACAAAACCATTATTAGCTTTGGGGATAGGAGTTGTTTTTGCGGCGGTTTTTGCATTTATTTTTCAAGGAGATGTATTGGCAAATTTATCTGACTCTAAATTTTCTTCGATAATTAATTCCGTTTTAACAGACACAAATATTGAAACGGATAATGAAAAATTATCAGAATTATTTTCTTCTGGAGGAATGAGTGGAATGATTTGGACGATTCTATTAATAATTTGTGCCATGGTTTTTGGCGGAATTATGGATGCTATTGGAGCCTTGGCAAAAATTACAAAGAGTTTATTGTCTGTTGCAAGTTCCGTTTTTGGTCTTTTTGCAAGTACAGTTGTAAGTTGTTTAGGTTTAAATGCAATTGCATCCGACCAATACTTAGCAATTGTAATTCCTGGTAAAATGTTTAAAAAAGCGTATGAAGATAAAGGGTTGGCTCCAGAAAATTTAAGTAGAACTTTAGAAGACTCAGGAACAGTAACTTCGGTTTTAATTCCTTGGAATACTTGTGGTGCTTACCAAAGTAGCGTTTTAGGCGTTTCTGTAGCAGATTATTTTGTGTATGCTATTTTTAATTATTTAAGTCCGTTTATGACGTTGCTTTTTGCGGCTTTAAATATTAAGATTAGGCAGTTGGTAAAGAAGTAGATTTTACACGTTGTTTCTTGGAGATACAAAGAGTAAAACACAGAACTTCGCAGAGCTTTTTTGTTTATTTTCTGTGTTTTATTACTGAATCTTTTAAAAGTATTTAAAAGAGATTCAAAAACGTTATTTCAATAGTAAAAATATTTTAAAAAATGTTGGCTTTAGCCAAACTGTTTTCAAAATGAATATTTCGGCTAAATCCCATTTATATTGTTTATAATATTCATATTTCAGCTATTTTATTACGAAACATCATTCAATCATAAACAATTTTACTTTTTTATTTTAGAAGAAAAAAGATTCAAAATAACTGAAATCAGCAATAAAACCCAAGGAGTTCCATGCAGTAAAACATCAAACCAATCTGCGAATTTCATTCCATTTTCTGGAGAAAAAGCGTTTCCTCCTAAAATCCATTGAACTTTACCCCAAATATGTGGCGGATTAAAAGGAGCTAAACCCAATGTTAAACTTGCTAAAAGAAAAAGTTTCCAATTATTTTTAAGTTGATTTTTCATTGCTTTTTAAGTTTTTTTTCATTCAGTTTGTCTCGCTGTAAGCGTTACGTACGATTGAGAAAATACTGTTTACAGAAAGATTCCTACGAATTAAACAAGTTTACTAAATATATATCCTCAAACTAGCTAAAAGTCCTTCCCTTTGGGAAGGATTTAGGATGGGATTAAATAAACCAATTCCAAACCAATCCAAAACGGATTACAAAATCTCTGTAAGGATAATTTGGTGCAGAAAAATAGTTCTTTTTAGAAAAACTCGAAGTTGCATTGTCAATCTTTAAATACAAACGAGTTCTTCGAACTTGTGCGTTAAAGAAAACATCGAAAGTAGGGAAGCCTATTTGCTCTTCATTCTGTATTCTAAATTCCGATAATAAAGGGTCATAGGCATTAACATTATACTTTGTAAAATATTTAAAAGTAATACCAATATTTACCAACATTGGCTTCCCTTTAAACCAATAATCTGTATAATAAAGTGTGTTTCTCGTAACAAATTCAGGTACTCTAAATACGGAACTTCCACTACTAACATTTTGGTACATTAAAGTATTGTCTAAAGCAAATTTCCCCAATTTAAACTCCCTGTTAGCTTTTACTTTCAAGTAAGTAATTTGCCCTGAGAATTGTTGTGCTTTACTATTTTTATTAAAAAAGGTATAATTGTCTATGTTTGTAAAGTTTAAAGATGCATTTAGCCATTTAGAAGCAAAGTCGAAACCTAAATCTCTAGTGTTTACATTGCTAAAATCATCATTTTGCCAATTGTAATTGTCATATTCGCTTTGGTGTAAAAGTGTGTTAAAATTTGGCGATTTAGAGCTAATTAATAAAGTTCCTTTCACACTAAAAAGACTGTCTTTTGCATAGACAGCTTCACCTTTTAAATAATTACCAGAAAGTCTTCCAGAACCTGGAGTTATAGAAGCATCTGCATTCAATTGAAAGTTTTTAATTTTAGCATTCCAATCTGCCCCAAAAGAGATTGCTTTTCCCTCTAATTTTAATTTATTGATATTACTTTTACTGTTTAAAATCGTATCGTAACTATAAGAATAATACGTAATATTTGTTTTTGCTTTAAATTTTCCTAAAACGTATTTAGAATTAAACTCTAAATTCAATTCGTTATTGGTAACCTTATTAGTAACCTCCGAATTTCTTGGTAGAGAAGAATTCTGTGTTCCAAAAAAGCCAGGTGTAAGTTTTGTTTGAATAAAATCGTAGGTTTTATTTTCACTATTAAAGATATGTCCAATTTTTAAATTGCTAAAATCTTTATTATTAATAGTGTCTTTGCTGGCGAGTAATTTATAGCTATGCTCTATATACACTCTATTCCCATCAAACTTAGTTTCAGTTTCGTTTAAATTAACATCTAATCGTGCCCTGTTATCGAAATTAGGATCTTCATTTTTAAAATTTCCCAACGATTCTTCAGTTAAACCACCACTTTCTTGATGGAAAAAATCTTGCGTAGTTAAATGCCCTCGAATTTGGTATTGATTTTTCTTTGTGCTATAATGAAAAGTTCCTCTAAAATTTCCATTGCTTACCAAAGCTCGTCTGTAAGCTCCTAAAGAGCGAAGGCCTTTGTAGGAAAGAGAAACATTTAGTCGTTTAGAAAAGTTTAATGTATATAAAGCATCTAAAACTTGCCCTTGTTCCAAGCCAGTTCTGTATAAAATCTCTGTAGTTGCTGTAGGAACTTCGTAATATTTAATATCTTCAACCTCTAAATAACTTACTTGTTTTGCGGTAAAACCAATATCTGGAAGCCTATTAATAGAGCTAAAACTATAGCTTAAATTATTTAGAGTTTGTCCTTGGTTATGAAAGGGTAAAAACTCGAAAAGATCTTTTCTTAAAAAATTAAACTTATATTCTTTTTTTATATTTAAAGTGGTGTCTATATAGGTAGTATCTCCTTTATGAGAAAAAAACTTTATAATCTGTATATTTTGTTTTTCCAGAAAGAGTAACATTTATTTTTCCGGTGTTTAAAGAGTCTCTAATTGTAAAAGGATCATTTTCGTTTTGCCCAACACCTAAATCTCTCCCAAAATCTCTTTGAGAAAAAAGGGAGCTAACAGATAACAGAATAGATATAAAAAAGAAAAACGTTTGTTTATTCATAGATAAAATGTGCAACAACAAATGTAAAATAATAAAACGAAAATAATAGTCAATAATTACTTCGAAAATTGTTAATTATTTTGGGTTGTTAATTCTAAAAAGAGAAAGATTTCTTTTCTTTGTAAAATGTTAAAATTAAATTACAGTGGTTTTCTATTAGAAGCAGGTACAGACGAGGCTGGTAGAGGTTGTTTGTCTGGGCCAGTGGTTGCAGCAGCAGTAATTTTACCTGAAAATTTTTCACATCCTTTTTTAAATGATTCCAAACAATTATCAGAAAAAAAGAGAGACGAAGTAAGGCTTTTTATCGAAGAAAGTGCCCTTGCTTTTGCAGTTTCTTTCGTTTGGCAACAAGAAGTGGACAAAATTAATGTATTGCAAGCTTCCATTACAGGAATGCATCGTTCTATAGAAGCTTTAAGAATTGTGCCAGAATTTATTATTGTAGATGGTAATAAGTTTCGTAATTATAAAGATATTCCACACGAAACCATTGTAAAAGGCGATGCAAAATACCTAAGTATTGCAGCTGCTTCTGTGTTGGCGAAAACGTACAGAGACGAATATATGGCGAAAATTCATAAAGAATTTCCAATGTATAATTGGGCAAGAAATAAAGGTTATCCAGCCAAAGAACACAGAAATGCAATTCGCGAATTTGGAGCTACAGATTATCATAGAAAGACCTTTAAGCTGTTGCCAGAACAATTAAAGTTGAAAATATAATTGTTTTATTTGAATCCGTTTACAGCTTTCTTTACTTGCTTTTTTAGTTTTGTTCTCGATACAAATTTTGCTGAAAAAGCAAATTCACTCGAACTGACCACTAAAAAAGAGTTCAAATAGAGCATTCTGCCGAAATTTTGGTTGGGCTAAACTTGTCTGCTAGTTTTTAGAAAAAATAAGAAAATACTGTCAGAGCTTATCCGTTAAATCTGTGTCTTTTTAATTTACAAAATAAAGAATACAATAAAAAAACTCCGTGTAACTTTGTGCATTTTCTGTGAATCTCTGAGTAACAACCCACAAAATTTGCATTAAAAAATATTTCAATAGAATACCAATTTATATCTAAATTCTATCCAAACTTTTTCTATTTTTACGCTCTCAATTTTATAAGATGATTAAAAAGACACGCGCAGAAATTACCAAATGTATTCTTCATAAAGTAGCAAATAAGTTTAATAGTGGACAGAATGTTTTTTCGGAAGATTTAATACGTTTCGACCAAGAAAGTTACGATTTAATGAAGAATTTTTTACTAAAACCATTTGGCAGTTTAACACAAAGCTATCGTTTTACGCATCATGCAGACGTTCGTTTAAACGAGCTGAACAATTACGCATCAGAAGTATTTAAAGAGGAAGCAACTTTTGTAGAATACTCTAAAAATATTGTGAATCATTTATTCGAGCAATCAAATTCGGCACAAATAAAAACTGGAGATGTAATTGTTGTTTTTATAGAAGGAATTGAATATAAAGATGTGTTAACAGAAGCTGTTGGTATTTTTAAAATTGAGAATAAAGTAGATTTCTTTCAGACGTATTTAGATGATAATGAGAGTTTCGATGTGGTGGTTCAAAAAGGAATTTCAACAAAAAGAATCGATAAAGGATGTTTAATTTTAAACACATCAGATGTAGAAGGAACTGTAGTTTTTTCTGTAGATAATAACAATTACGATGCCCAATATTGGATTAAGAATTTTCTAAGTGTAAAATTGGCAGATGATTATAATTCACATACACAGAGTTATTTAGAAATGTGTAAAGAATTTTCGGAAGAAGTAATTAAGCCAGAGTTGGGCATGCAGCAACAAGGAAATTTCTTGGCAAACACAGTAGATTATTTTAAAGAGCATGAAGCTGTAGATTATCACGATTTTAAAGACGAAGTTTTCGAAGACGAAAAGCACAAAGAACAATTCGACGAATATAAAAAGCATTTCGAAAACTTAAACGATGTGTTAATTCGCAACAATTTCGATGTTTCTGGAGTGGTTTTAAAGAAAGAAAAAAGCAAACTTAAAACAGAAATAAAACTCGATACAAACATCAATATTAAATTAGATGTAGATGCACCAGAAGCCGCTTCAGAATATTTAGAAAGAGGTTATGACGAGGAAAAGAAAATGAAGTATTATAAAGTGTATTTTAACGAAGAGAAGTAGGGTTGTTAGTTGTTAGTTGTTAGTTGTGTTTTTATTTCCACAAACTAAATAAACTTCTCTACCTCAAAAAGATGCTTAAAATGCTTTAAAATCTTTTTTTTCACTTCCTCTAAATCTAACTTTTTGCCCAATTCAGCTTCCATAGAAGCCACTGCTTTTCCACGAATTCCACAAGGAATAATATTGTCGAAATAACCTAAATTGGTATTTACATTTAGTGCAAAACCATGCATAGTTACCCAGCGTGAAGAACGAATGCCCATTGCACAAATTTTACGAGCAAATGGTGTTCCAACATCTAACCAAACCCCAGTTTCGCCATCACTTCGTTCGCCTTTTAAACCATATTCTGCAATGGTTAGAATAATGGTTTCTTCTAAAAGACGCAAGTATTTATGAATATCTGTAAAAAAATTTTCAAGATCTAAAATAGGATACCCAACCACTTGTCCTGGACCATGATAGGTAATATCGCCACCTCTGTTAATTTTATAAAAAGTAGCTCCTTTTTCTTCAAGTTGTTTTTCATTTAATAATAAATTACTTAAATCGCCACTTTTTCCTAAAGTGTACACATGAGGATGTTCTACAAAAAGAAAGTGATTTTCTGTAGTTTGAGAGCTGTTATTTCTTCGATTATTAATTTTAACATCTACAATTTCTTGAAGCAGTTTTGTTTGATAATCCCAAGTTTCCTTGTAATCTCTTCTATTTAGGTCTTTTAAAAGTATGTTTCTATTCATAATTGCGACTACAAAGATAAATAATTGATTATATTTGATGTCACATAAGTAACAGAATAACTAAAATTACTTCATGAAAAAAATCACTTTTATACTCCTATTTTGTTTTTCTTCCATCACATTTTTGGGACAAGAAAAACAATGGTCAAAAATATCTGACAATGTAGAAGAAATTTCTGAGAAAGATTTAATGGTTAGAAATGATATGCCTAAAGAATATCAGCTTTACTCCTTAAAAACACAGAGTTTTAATAAGAAAATGAGAACTGTAAAAAGTTCCATAAAAGAAACCATAGAAATTCCAACAAGAAACGGATTAAAGAAGTTTTACATAGAAGAAACTTCGAATTTTAATAAAGAATTGGCAACAAAATATAATAATATTGTTTCCTATTCTGGAGTTCAAGTAGACGATTCATCTATAAAAGTGAAATTCTCTAAAGGATTAGATGGATTTCATTTTTCTGTTTACGAGCCAGGGAAAAATACTTTTTATGTAGATTCTTACACAAGAGACAATAAAAAGTTAATTGCTTATGATAGAAAAGATTTAACGCAAGAAGCTAAAGATTTTACCTGTCAAGTAAAAGGATTTAATAAAGAAGCACCTTCTTTTCAATCTAAAAATGCAAACGATGGTTTACTAAGAACTTATAGATTGGCACTGGCTTGTACAGGAGAATATGCACAGTTTCATATAAATCGTTTGAGAATTGCTTCAACAGCATCAGACCAAGTAAAGAAAGCAGCAGTTTTATCTGCTATGAATACAACTATTACAAGAGTTAATGGCGTTTTCGAAAGAGATTTATCTGTAAGAA from the Polaribacter cellanae genome contains:
- a CDS encoding Lrp/AsnC family transcriptional regulator; translated protein: MLDKIDKKLINLLQEDSKQTTKQLSLQLNLSVTAVYERIKKLEKEKVIEKYVAIINKNKIEKSFLVFCHIKLVQHSKEYVTTFEREILKLEEVSECFHVSGDYDYILKIYAKDMDEYRDFMVTKLTAIRYIGSTHSIFTIEKVKNTTAINLS
- the nhaC gene encoding Na+/H+ antiporter NhaC, giving the protein MPDEKNLSEINIENQKIIDNKELNLFESLIPVIILMCLLAYNIFFVEGQEWFGGYTNQYILLMGGLVAVAVGFFNKVSFSSMIAEVWENWKSVFIPIIILFLVGALAGTWLVSGIIPAMVYYGLQVLSPEIFLPASVIIAAIISIATGSSWTTSATVGIALVGIGSALGIDPGMIAGAVISGAYFGDKMSPLSDTTNLAPAMAGTDLFTHIQYMAITTVPTIIVTLTVFAIISGNIDTTGSADITNLLASIDNTFYISPWLFLVPGIVIAMILLKTKPLLALGIGVVFAAVFAFIFQGDVLANLSDSKFSSIINSVLTDTNIETDNEKLSELFSSGGMSGMIWTILLIICAMVFGGIMDAIGALAKITKSLLSVASSVFGLFASTVVSCLGLNAIASDQYLAIVIPGKMFKKAYEDKGLAPENLSRTLEDSGTVTSVLIPWNTCGAYQSSVLGVSVADYFVYAIFNYLSPFMTLLFAALNIKIRQLVKK
- a CDS encoding CPBP family intramembrane glutamic endopeptidase gives rise to the protein MQTTNYKLTELFIIFILIPISFCFEYSPIIKLMIGVLGFGYILYVVLKVEKIQFKIKKNINWKNFWRTTLLKFLVIVILTTVFVWLTDAANLFAIVLNKPIKWLIFLLIYAVFSVYPQEILFRTFFFKRYKSLFKDETLFLFINAILFSLAHLFFRNTIVIIIAFIGGLLFAITYKKTKSTSLVSIEHAIYGCWLFTVGMGSMLGFPS
- a CDS encoding ribonuclease HII, whose protein sequence is MLKLNYSGFLLEAGTDEAGRGCLSGPVVAAAVILPENFSHPFLNDSKQLSEKKRDEVRLFIEESALAFAVSFVWQQEVDKINVLQASITGMHRSIEALRIVPEFIIVDGNKFRNYKDIPHETIVKGDAKYLSIAAASVLAKTYRDEYMAKIHKEFPMYNWARNKGYPAKEHRNAIREFGATDYHRKTFKLLPEQLKLKI
- a CDS encoding putative porin codes for the protein MLLFLEKQNIQIIKFFSHKGDTTYIDTTLNIKKEYKFNFLRKDLFEFLPFHNQGQTLNNLSYSFSSINRLPDIGFTAKQVSYLEVEDIKYYEVPTATTEILYRTGLEQGQVLDALYTLNFSKRLNVSLSYKGLRSLGAYRRALVSNGNFRGTFHYSTKKNQYQIRGHLTTQDFFHQESGGLTEESLGNFKNEDPNFDNRARLDVNLNETETKFDGNRVYIEHSYKLLASKDTINNKDFSNLKIGHIFNSENKTYDFIQTKLTPGFFGTQNSSLPRNSEVTNKVTNNELNLEFNSKYVLGKFKAKTNITYYSYSYDTILNSKSNINKLKLEGKAISFGADWNAKIKNFQLNADASITPGSGRLSGNYLKGEAVYAKDSLFSVKGTLLISSKSPNFNTLLHQSEYDNYNWQNDDFSNVNTRDLGFDFASKWLNASLNFTNIDNYTFFNKNSKAQQFSGQITYLKVKANREFKLGKFALDNTLMYQNVSSGSSVFRVPEFVTRNTLYYTDYWFKGKPMLVNIGITFKYFTKYNVNAYDPLLSEFRIQNEEQIGFPTFDVFFNAQVRRTRLYLKIDNATSSFSKKNYFSAPNYPYRDFVIRFGLVWNWFI
- a CDS encoding aminotransferase class V-fold PLP-dependent enzyme, with translation MKFNPADKIQDLQYFGEFGGVNPSISDSSTYTFLSAKTMFDTFEGNADGCYLYSRHSTPSNLYLGEALAAMEGTETANVTASGMGAITPVLMQLCGAGDHIVSSRTIYGGTYAFLKNFIPKFHVATTFVDITKLAIVEAAITKNTKVLYCEAVSNPLLEVADIAGLSALAKKYNLKLVVDNTFSPLSISPAKLGADIVCHSLTKFINGSSDTVGGVVCGSQELINDLRNVNDGACMLLGATMDSLRAASILKNMRTLHIRMKQHSFNATFLAEKFEKDGLKTVYPGLVSHPSHNLFKKMMNPEYGFGGMLTIDVGSLDKANELMELMQHKNLGYLAVSLGFYKTLFSAPGSSTSSEIPEEEQKEMGLSDGLIRFSIGLDNDIERTYKMMKSCMKEVGIL
- a CDS encoding nucleoid-associated protein, which produces MIKKTRAEITKCILHKVANKFNSGQNVFSEDLIRFDQESYDLMKNFLLKPFGSLTQSYRFTHHADVRLNELNNYASEVFKEEATFVEYSKNIVNHLFEQSNSAQIKTGDVIVVFIEGIEYKDVLTEAVGIFKIENKVDFFQTYLDDNESFDVVVQKGISTKRIDKGCLILNTSDVEGTVVFSVDNNNYDAQYWIKNFLSVKLADDYNSHTQSYLEMCKEFSEEVIKPELGMQQQGNFLANTVDYFKEHEAVDYHDFKDEVFEDEKHKEQFDEYKKHFENLNDVLIRNNFDVSGVVLKKEKSKLKTEIKLDTNINIKLDVDAPEAASEYLERGYDEEKKMKYYKVYFNEEK
- the lipB gene encoding lipoyl(octanoyl) transferase LipB, yielding MNRNILLKDLNRRDYKETWDYQTKLLQEIVDVKINNRRNNSSQTTENHFLFVEHPHVYTLGKSGDLSNLLLNEKQLEEKGATFYKINRGGDITYHGPGQVVGYPILDLENFFTDIHKYLRLLEETIILTIAEYGLKGERSDGETGVWLDVGTPFARKICAMGIRSSRWVTMHGFALNVNTNLGYFDNIIPCGIRGKAVASMEAELGKKLDLEEVKKKILKHFKHLFEVEKFI